A segment of the Bradyrhizobium sp. CCBAU 53340 genome:
GCCCGGATCGACGACCGTGATTTCAAGGCGGCGCTTGGTCAGGCCCGCGCCGACGTTGCCGCGGCCGAGGCTTCGGTCCGCAACCTCGACGCGCAGCTTGAGCTGCAACAGCCGGTTATCGAGCAGAGCACCGCCGACGTCGCGGCTGCCGACGCCAATCTGAAATTCGCGCAGGAAGAGCGCGCCCGCTACGACGACCTCATGAAGTCGGGCTCCGGCACGATCCAGCGCGCGCAGCAGACCGATGCGGCGCTGCGTGCCAGCAACGCGCAATTGCAGCACGCCAGGTCGGGCCTGGTGGCCGCGCAGCGCAAGGTCGACGTGCTGACCACCCAGCGGGCGCAGGCCGCAGCGCAGCTCGATCGCGCGCGCGCCGTCGCGGACCAGGCCGAGCTGAACCTGTCCTATACCGAGATCACCGCGCCGGTCGACGGCACCGTCGGTGCCCGATCCTTGCGCATCGGCCAGTTCGTCCAAGCCGGCACGCAATTGATGGCGGTGGTGCCGCTCGATGCGGTCTATGTGGTGGCAAATTTCAAGGAGACACAGCTCACACATGTGCGCGCGGGCCAGCCGGTCGAGCTGCACGTCGATAGCTTTCGCAATCGCACGCTGCACGGCCATGTCGACAGCCTGTCGCCGGCCAGTGGGCTGGAATTCGCCCTGCTGCCGCCCGACAATGCCACCGGCAATTTCACCAAGATCGTGCAGCGCGTGCCGGTGAAGATCGTGCTCGACGATTACAGTCTGACCGGGCTGCTGCGGCCCGGCATGTCGGCGGTTCCGACCATCGACACCAAGCAGGCCGTCGTGGCCGAGCGCGAGACCGCCAAGCGCGTCGCCGACAACACCGCGCGATCGAACGGCGGCTAACGCCAGGAGGTTTGCCGGCGGGATTATCAAATCCTGCCGGACGATCCTTCCCGAACTTTCCTGATTATCGAACCCATCCGACTGCCGCATCCTGTCTCCGTAACCGAGACGAGGCTTCCATGAGCACGCT
Coding sequences within it:
- a CDS encoding HlyD family secretion protein → MSNASYVTEKQDKISLRPSRQAIKRAALALALTLGVTVAGDYGYDYLTTGRYLESTDDAYVKADSTIIAPKVSGYIAKVLVGDNEKVGAGQMLARIDDRDFKAALGQARADVAAAEASVRNLDAQLELQQPVIEQSTADVAAADANLKFAQEERARYDDLMKSGSGTIQRAQQTDAALRASNAQLQHARSGLVAAQRKVDVLTTQRAQAAAQLDRARAVADQAELNLSYTEITAPVDGTVGARSLRIGQFVQAGTQLMAVVPLDAVYVVANFKETQLTHVRAGQPVELHVDSFRNRTLHGHVDSLSPASGLEFALLPPDNATGNFTKIVQRVPVKIVLDDYSLTGLLRPGMSAVPTIDTKQAVVAERETAKRVADNTARSNGG